One region of Flavobacterium sp. KACC 22763 genomic DNA includes:
- a CDS encoding endonuclease/exonuclease/phosphatase family protein, with product MKKINKLVFAVMLLLAVNSFYGQNLKIMTYNIRLDVASDGENAWPKRKDYFTSQIGFYSPEIFGVQEATPNQVLDIVSALPNYSRFGVGREEGGLGEACTIYYKKDRFKVEQSNTFWLSETPNVVSRGWDAACNRVCTYGLFKDLKTKKSFWVFNLHLDHMGEEARVKGVQLVLSKMKELNTKNYPAFLMGDFNSEPNTTQIGEIKKVMDDTKDVSIEKPFGPSGTFNDFKHNEPVTLLLDYIFISKNSGLKVQKHAVLSDSKDLKYPSDHLPVLIEID from the coding sequence ATGAAAAAGATAAACAAACTTGTTTTTGCAGTAATGCTGCTTTTAGCCGTGAACTCATTTTATGGTCAGAATTTAAAAATTATGACTTATAATATCCGTTTGGATGTTGCTTCAGATGGAGAAAATGCGTGGCCAAAACGAAAGGATTATTTTACCTCTCAAATTGGGTTTTATAGTCCAGAAATTTTCGGAGTTCAAGAAGCAACGCCAAATCAAGTTTTAGACATTGTATCGGCTCTGCCAAATTATAGCAGATTTGGAGTAGGAAGAGAAGAAGGAGGATTGGGCGAAGCTTGTACGATTTATTATAAAAAAGATCGTTTTAAAGTCGAACAATCGAACACTTTCTGGTTGTCTGAAACTCCAAATGTGGTGTCAAGAGGTTGGGATGCTGCCTGCAATAGAGTTTGTACTTATGGGCTTTTTAAAGATTTAAAAACTAAAAAGTCATTTTGGGTTTTTAATCTGCATTTGGATCATATGGGAGAAGAAGCAAGGGTAAAAGGCGTACAGCTTGTTCTTTCTAAAATGAAGGAACTTAATACTAAAAATTATCCAGCTTTTTTAATGGGCGATTTCAATTCTGAACCAAACACAACGCAAATTGGAGAAATCAAAAAAGTGATGGATGATACCAAAGATGTTTCAATAGAAAAACCTTTTGGACCTTCAGGAACTTTCAACGATTTCAAACACAATGAACCTGTAACATTATTATTAGACTACATTTTTATTTCAAAAAATAGTGGTCTAAAAGTTCAAAAACACGCAGTGTTAAGTGATTCTAAAGATTTAAAATATCCGTCAGATCATTTGCCTGTCTTAATAGAAATAGATTAA
- a CDS encoding glycoside hydrolase family 30 protein: protein MKFNLKNTIKAFCCMVVVLAQVKCSSSSDPVENPPVDPPVVNPPVVVTKDVDFWLTKSNQSALLEKQSVILGFGTTANAYVNIEVKDTQKYQTIDGFGYTLTGGSVDVINQLNATKRTALLQELFGSGESAIGVSYIRISIGASDLSAAPFTYNDLAAGETDLNLDKFSLEKDKNLIAMLKEILAINPKILILATPWSAPIWMKDVASFKGGKLKPEYYNVYAKYFVKYIQQMKAEGITIDAVTPQNEPLHDGNNPSMYMSAVDQASFIKNSLGPAFKAANLSVKIIAYDHNCDNPNYPKTILADADASPFVDGSAFHLYAGDISALTDVYNSYPTKNVYFTEQWTSSDGQFGGDLKWHLRNVIIGSMRNYSKNALEWNLANNANFGPHTDGGCDMCKGAITITSNNSFERNVAYYIIAHASKFVPMGSTRIESNSAGNLQNVAFITPSGSKVLIVENDGSATETFNIKFNGKWVTTSLEGGSVGTYTWK from the coding sequence ATGAAGTTTAATTTAAAGAATACTATAAAAGCGTTTTGCTGTATGGTGGTTGTATTGGCTCAGGTTAAATGTTCCTCTTCAAGTGATCCGGTAGAAAATCCGCCTGTAGATCCGCCAGTGGTAAATCCTCCAGTAGTAGTTACAAAAGATGTTGATTTCTGGCTCACAAAGAGCAATCAGAGTGCTTTGTTGGAAAAACAATCTGTAATATTAGGATTTGGCACAACAGCAAATGCATATGTAAACATTGAAGTTAAGGATACACAAAAATACCAAACAATTGATGGTTTTGGATATACTTTGACAGGAGGAAGCGTAGATGTTATAAACCAATTAAATGCAACAAAAAGGACTGCTCTATTGCAGGAGTTATTTGGTTCTGGAGAAAGCGCAATAGGAGTAAGTTATATTAGAATCAGTATTGGGGCTTCAGATTTAAGTGCAGCGCCTTTTACTTATAATGATCTTGCAGCTGGAGAAACAGATTTAAATTTAGATAAATTTAGTTTAGAAAAAGACAAAAATCTAATTGCCATGCTGAAAGAAATTCTGGCGATTAATCCTAAAATTCTAATCTTAGCAACGCCTTGGTCTGCACCTATTTGGATGAAAGATGTTGCTAGTTTTAAAGGCGGAAAACTTAAGCCAGAATATTACAATGTCTACGCTAAATATTTTGTAAAATACATTCAGCAAATGAAAGCGGAAGGAATTACAATCGACGCCGTAACTCCTCAAAATGAACCTTTGCATGACGGAAACAATCCAAGCATGTATATGTCTGCAGTAGATCAGGCAAGTTTTATAAAAAACAGTTTAGGGCCAGCATTTAAGGCAGCAAATTTAAGCGTAAAGATTATTGCCTACGATCACAATTGCGATAATCCAAATTATCCAAAAACAATTTTGGCAGATGCAGATGCTTCTCCATTTGTAGACGGATCGGCTTTTCATTTATATGCGGGAGATATCAGCGCGCTAACAGATGTGTATAATTCATACCCGACCAAAAATGTATATTTCACAGAACAATGGACTTCTTCTGACGGGCAATTTGGAGGCGATTTAAAATGGCATCTTCGAAATGTAATTATCGGATCGATGAGAAATTACAGTAAAAATGCATTAGAATGGAATTTGGCTAACAATGCAAATTTTGGCCCTCATACAGATGGAGGCTGTGACATGTGCAAAGGCGCTATAACTATAACTTCTAATAACAGTTTTGAGCGTAATGTAGCGTATTATATTATTGCACATGCTTCAAAATTTGTTCCAATGGGATCAACTAGGATAGAAAGTAATTCAGCTGGCAATTTACAAAATGTAGCTTTTATCACGCCTTCAGGTTCTAAAGTATTGATTGTTGAAAATGATGGTTCTGCTACAGAGACTTTCAATATTAAATTTAACGGAAAATGGGTAACAACTTCGCTTGAAGGAGGATCGGTTGGAACTTACACTTGGAAATAA
- a CDS encoding glycoside hydrolase family 16 protein, whose protein sequence is MKIINLVNRAGVLTLIMLFVFQSCSSNNDTTDTPVVAPDKISVQVDVVGKTAEMPNGDGSGKINLKIDASNAKSYKIVVNNETKEFTTSNFSYEFTQPGTKTYTIDVTAFNGIKYTNTSTTVNIFVARKLIWSDEFNTDGAPDTSKWGYDLGNGNGFGNNELQYYTNRSENVKIEGGLLKITAIKEAYQGNQYTSTRMLTRGKFSFKYGRAEVRAKLPVGGGTWPAFWLLGDNIDTAGWPLCGEIDILESVGNNPNVIHSSLHSPGRSGNTPDTKTTTVANSTTEFHIYAAEWDAENIKFYVDDNLFYTYKNSSTTPFNAKFFVILNLAMGGNFGGTVDPNFQRATYEIDYVRVYN, encoded by the coding sequence ATGAAAATAATCAATCTCGTAAATAGAGCTGGAGTTCTTACTTTAATAATGTTGTTTGTGTTCCAGTCTTGCAGCAGTAACAACGATACAACTGATACTCCTGTCGTAGCTCCTGATAAAATTTCTGTACAAGTTGATGTAGTTGGCAAAACTGCTGAAATGCCAAATGGAGACGGAAGCGGAAAAATTAATTTAAAAATTGATGCTTCTAATGCAAAGTCATATAAAATAGTAGTAAACAATGAAACAAAAGAGTTTACAACCAGCAATTTTTCTTATGAGTTTACTCAGCCAGGAACCAAAACTTATACGATTGATGTTACGGCATTTAATGGAATAAAATATACTAATACTTCTACAACAGTAAATATTTTCGTAGCCAGAAAATTAATCTGGTCAGACGAATTTAATACCGATGGAGCGCCAGATACTTCAAAATGGGGATATGATTTAGGAAATGGAAACGGTTTTGGGAATAACGAATTACAATATTACACAAACCGCTCTGAAAATGTAAAAATCGAAGGTGGCCTTTTGAAAATCACAGCAATCAAAGAAGCTTACCAAGGAAACCAATATACTTCTACAAGAATGCTGACTAGAGGTAAATTTTCTTTTAAGTATGGAAGAGCAGAAGTTCGTGCAAAATTGCCTGTAGGCGGTGGCACTTGGCCAGCTTTCTGGCTGTTGGGAGATAATATAGACACAGCGGGATGGCCGTTATGTGGAGAAATTGATATTTTAGAATCAGTTGGAAATAATCCAAATGTGATTCATTCGTCTCTACATTCTCCAGGACGTTCAGGAAATACGCCAGACACCAAAACAACAACAGTTGCAAATTCGACAACTGAGTTTCATATTTACGCTGCCGAATGGGATGCCGAAAACATCAAATTTTATGTAGACGATAATTTATTTTACACGTATAAAAACTCAAGCACAACTCCATTTAATGCCAAATTCTTTGTGATTCTAAATTTAGCAATGGGAGGAAATTTTGGAGGAACTGTAGATCCAAACTTTCAAAGAGCGACTTACGAAATTGATTATGTAAGAGTGTACAATTAA
- a CDS encoding glycoside hydrolase family 30 protein: MKKNSLKILCLLFSAAAFAQQPKTKKEFTTNGKKITVYTTAENSKLRLTTTDNLTFSAAKQPLETETSVFVEPAKKFQTFMGIGGAITDASAEIFAKLSKEKQAEFLNAYYDKQKGIGYSLLRTTIQSSDFSSGSYSYIEEGDKDLKTFSIDHDRQYRIPLIKQAIQKAGGKLTTYVAPWSPNAFMKSNKNVLKGGTLLPEYYQTWANFYVKFIKAYEKEGIPIWGTSTQNEPMAVQTWESCIYTAEAERDFIKNYLGPTLKKENLGNKKIIVWDHNRDLMNYRANVIYSDPEASKYVWGMGFHWYETWSGGAPMFDNVGKVNEAYPDKKLMFTEGCIEKFDASKYQFWGNAERYGTNMIHDFNNGTVAWTDWNILLDQFGGPNHVGNFCFAPIHADTTTGELIYTPSYYYIGHFSKFIRLDAVRVSTAVSKSALLSTSFLNADGTMATIVMNQSANDLTYNLIIGDKKAEVKIPPHAIQTLVY; the protein is encoded by the coding sequence ATGAAAAAAAATAGTTTAAAAATTTTATGCCTTTTGTTTTCTGCTGCAGCTTTTGCACAACAGCCAAAAACAAAAAAAGAGTTTACAACCAACGGAAAAAAAATAACCGTTTACACTACTGCCGAAAACTCAAAGTTACGATTGACCACTACAGATAATTTGACTTTTTCTGCCGCAAAACAACCCTTAGAAACAGAAACTTCTGTTTTTGTGGAACCAGCCAAAAAGTTTCAGACTTTTATGGGAATAGGAGGAGCAATTACAGACGCTAGTGCAGAAATATTTGCTAAACTTTCAAAAGAAAAACAAGCAGAATTCTTAAATGCTTATTACGATAAACAAAAAGGAATTGGCTATTCTTTGCTAAGAACAACAATTCAAAGTTCTGATTTTAGCAGTGGAAGCTATTCTTATATCGAAGAAGGAGATAAAGATCTGAAGACTTTTTCTATTGATCATGATAGACAATATCGTATTCCTTTAATAAAACAAGCTATACAGAAAGCTGGAGGAAAATTAACAACATACGTTGCGCCTTGGTCACCAAATGCTTTTATGAAAAGCAACAAAAATGTATTAAAAGGAGGGACTTTACTTCCAGAATACTATCAGACTTGGGCAAATTTCTATGTAAAATTTATTAAAGCCTACGAAAAAGAAGGCATTCCAATTTGGGGAACTTCTACACAAAATGAGCCAATGGCGGTACAGACTTGGGAATCTTGTATTTACACAGCTGAAGCCGAAAGAGATTTTATCAAAAATTATCTTGGGCCAACTTTGAAAAAAGAAAACCTTGGCAATAAAAAAATCATTGTTTGGGATCATAACCGTGATTTGATGAATTACCGTGCCAACGTAATTTACTCAGATCCTGAAGCATCAAAATATGTTTGGGGAATGGGATTTCATTGGTACGAAACTTGGTCGGGCGGAGCGCCGATGTTTGATAATGTTGGAAAAGTAAACGAAGCTTATCCAGATAAAAAACTGATGTTTACAGAAGGATGTATTGAAAAATTTGACGCATCAAAATATCAATTTTGGGGTAATGCAGAACGTTACGGCACTAACATGATTCATGATTTTAATAACGGAACAGTTGCTTGGACAGACTGGAATATTCTTTTAGATCAGTTTGGAGGACCTAATCATGTTGGAAACTTCTGTTTCGCACCAATTCATGCAGATACTACAACAGGAGAATTAATCTACACACCATCTTATTATTATATCGGACACTTTTCAAAATTCATCCGTTTAGATGCTGTGAGAGTAAGTACTGCAGTGAGCAAAAGCGCCTTATTGAGCACCTCTTTTTTAAATGCTGATGGAACTATGGCCACTATTGTCATGAACCAATCAGCAAATGACCTTACCTACAATTTAATTATTGGAGATAAAAAGGCAGAAGTCAAAATTCCGCCACACGCTATACAAACACTTGTTTATTAA
- a CDS encoding glycoside hydrolase family 30 protein has product MKVTSQIFLSAFVLMQLSCFTSKITAQKNNKIKVYTTAENTNLKLSLSNDLISKNNTTQQKTSTVSILVNTEKTDQTFLGIGGAITDASAEVFAKLSPKKQQEFLTAYYDKNKGIGYSLARTNIHSCDFSSDSYTYISEGDKDLKTFNIDHDRKYRIPLIKKAIETADGKLTLFVSPWSPPAFMKDNNDILHGGVLLPEFAPAWALYYAKFIKEYEKEGIPIWGLTVQNEPMAKQRWESCIYTPEAERDFLKNHLGPTLEKEGLGSKNVIIWDHNRGDMLTKRANLVFSDPEVSKYAWGIGFHWYETWNGGPPQFESVAKVHEAFPNKNLLFTEGCIEKFDASKYQFWGNAERYGINMIHDFNNGTVGWTDWNILLDQNGGPNHVGNFCFAPIHADTTKDELIYTPMYYYIGHFSKFIRPNAKRVFETTSDKSLLSTSFKNSDGQLITIVMNQSEKEVVYSLENQKEKITITIPAHAIQTIVY; this is encoded by the coding sequence ATGAAAGTTACCTCTCAAATATTTTTATCAGCCTTTGTCTTAATGCAATTAAGCTGTTTTACCTCAAAAATAACAGCTCAAAAAAATAATAAAATAAAGGTTTATACTACTGCCGAAAACACCAATTTGAAATTGTCGTTATCAAATGATCTAATTTCAAAAAACAACACTACACAACAAAAAACATCAACAGTATCTATTTTAGTAAATACTGAAAAAACAGACCAAACCTTTCTCGGAATCGGTGGTGCAATTACAGATGCAAGTGCAGAAGTTTTTGCCAAATTATCACCAAAAAAACAGCAAGAATTCTTAACGGCCTATTACGATAAAAACAAAGGTATTGGATATTCTTTGGCAAGAACAAACATTCACAGCTGTGATTTCAGCAGTGACAGCTACACCTATATTTCTGAAGGAGACAAAGACCTAAAGACTTTTAATATTGACCACGATCGCAAATATAGAATCCCTTTAATCAAAAAAGCAATTGAAACAGCCGACGGAAAACTAACCTTATTTGTCAGCCCATGGAGTCCCCCAGCTTTCATGAAAGACAATAATGATATTTTGCACGGCGGCGTTTTGTTGCCTGAATTTGCTCCAGCTTGGGCATTGTATTATGCTAAATTTATAAAAGAATACGAAAAAGAAGGAATTCCAATCTGGGGATTAACGGTTCAGAACGAACCAATGGCAAAACAAAGATGGGAATCTTGTATTTATACTCCAGAAGCAGAAAGAGATTTTCTTAAAAACCATCTTGGACCAACTTTAGAAAAAGAAGGATTAGGTTCTAAAAATGTTATTATTTGGGATCATAATCGAGGAGATATGCTAACCAAAAGAGCCAATCTCGTTTTCTCAGATCCTGAAGTTTCTAAATATGCTTGGGGAATCGGATTTCATTGGTATGAAACATGGAATGGTGGCCCGCCTCAATTTGAGTCTGTGGCAAAAGTTCACGAAGCATTTCCAAACAAAAATCTGCTTTTTACAGAAGGGTGTATTGAAAAATTTGATGCTTCTAAATATCAGTTTTGGGGAAATGCAGAACGTTACGGAATCAATATGATTCATGATTTTAATAATGGAACAGTTGGTTGGACAGACTGGAATATTCTATTAGATCAAAATGGAGGGCCAAACCACGTTGGTAATTTCTGTTTTGCACCTATTCATGCTGATACCACAAAAGATGAATTAATTTATACTCCGATGTATTATTATATTGGACATTTCTCAAAATTCATTAGACCAAACGCAAAAAGAGTATTTGAAACCACAAGCGATAAATCTTTATTAAGTACTTCTTTTAAAAACTCTGACGGACAATTGATTACGATTGTAATGAATCAATCTGAAAAAGAGGTTGTTTATTCTTTAGAAAATCAAAAAGAAAAAATAACGATTACAATTCCGGCACATGCAATACAAACTATTGTATACTAA
- a CDS encoding cellulase family glycosylhydrolase, translated as MKKIILTIQLLVSIASFGQGFLHRDGQKIVDGNGKNVLLRGLGLGGWMVQEGYMLKTQPFASPQYQIRQKIQDVIGEEGTKEFYAAYKANGITKRDIDSLAKWGFNSIRLPMHYNLYTPPIEQEKNGEITWIEEGFTMTDNLLKWCAENKIYLILDLHAAPGGQGNDAAISDFDTTKPALWQSEANQKKMIALWKKLASRYRDNPWIGAYDIINEPNWNFTGSNKNGCDENSNGPLRDLMVAVTKAIREVDTNHLIFIEGNCWGNNYNGIFPLWDDNLALSFHKYWNYTDKASIEQMLGYREKYNVPIWMGESGENSNVWFKDALTLVETNNIGWAFWPMKKIDNIAGVASVTKTREYDALLKYWKDGGLKPSPEFAKKTLMKMADNYKMENVTVKPDVVDAMFRQVQTDDTKPYKKNAIPGKIAATHYDLGTNGKAYSDNDFINYRSVTGKDEQWNRGNSMRNDGVDILPCKDKDSNGYQVSFIEDGEWIQYTVDAKEGTYNVAIRYSSEKAEGKLYLEIDGGTKSEVISLPATGENDKWKTAVLSNVALKSGSNKVKAVFEKGGFNLNYFDFAANKNKK; from the coding sequence ATGAAAAAAATAATTTTAACAATACAGCTTCTAGTTTCTATTGCTTCTTTTGGGCAAGGCTTCTTGCACAGAGACGGACAAAAAATTGTTGACGGTAATGGAAAAAATGTTCTTTTAAGAGGTTTAGGTCTTGGCGGATGGATGGTGCAGGAAGGTTACATGTTAAAGACACAGCCATTTGCGAGTCCGCAATATCAGATTCGACAAAAAATACAAGATGTAATTGGCGAAGAGGGAACAAAAGAATTTTATGCAGCCTACAAAGCAAACGGGATCACAAAACGAGATATCGATTCTCTGGCAAAATGGGGATTTAATTCTATTCGTCTTCCAATGCATTACAATCTGTACACTCCGCCAATTGAACAGGAAAAGAACGGTGAAATCACATGGATAGAAGAAGGCTTTACCATGACCGATAATTTGCTTAAATGGTGTGCAGAAAATAAAATATATCTGATTTTAGATTTGCACGCAGCTCCAGGCGGGCAAGGAAATGACGCCGCGATTTCAGATTTTGATACAACAAAACCAGCGCTTTGGCAAAGCGAAGCCAATCAGAAAAAAATGATTGCGCTGTGGAAAAAATTGGCTTCTCGTTACCGTGATAATCCTTGGATTGGCGCTTATGATATTATCAATGAACCCAACTGGAATTTTACAGGATCAAATAAAAATGGCTGTGACGAAAATTCAAACGGACCTTTAAGAGATTTAATGGTTGCGGTTACAAAAGCCATTCGCGAAGTCGATACCAATCATTTAATTTTTATTGAAGGAAACTGCTGGGGAAATAACTACAACGGCATTTTTCCTCTTTGGGATGACAATCTAGCTTTAAGTTTTCACAAATATTGGAACTATACCGACAAGGCTTCGATCGAACAGATGTTAGGCTATAGAGAAAAATACAATGTACCAATCTGGATGGGAGAAAGTGGAGAAAATTCTAATGTTTGGTTTAAAGATGCATTGACATTGGTTGAAACAAACAACATTGGATGGGCATTCTGGCCAATGAAAAAAATAGACAATATTGCTGGAGTAGCTTCTGTTACTAAAACTCGTGAATATGATGCTCTGTTGAAATATTGGAAAGATGGTGGTCTAAAACCATCTCCAGAATTTGCAAAAAAGACCTTGATGAAAATGGCCGACAATTACAAAATGGAAAACGTAACTGTTAAGCCAGATGTGGTAGATGCAATGTTCAGACAAGTGCAGACAGACGATACAAAACCATACAAGAAGAATGCAATTCCGGGCAAAATTGCAGCAACGCATTACGATTTAGGAACCAACGGAAAAGCTTATTCGGATAATGATTTTATAAATTACAGATCCGTAACTGGAAAAGACGAGCAATGGAATCGCGGCAACAGCATGAGAAATGATGGAGTTGATATTTTGCCTTGCAAGGATAAAGATTCAAACGGCTATCAAGTTTCATTCATTGAAGATGGAGAATGGATTCAGTACACTGTTGATGCAAAAGAAGGAACTTACAATGTTGCGATTCGTTATTCGAGCGAAAAAGCAGAAGGGAAATTGTATTTAGAAATTGATGGAGGAACAAAATCAGAAGTGATTTCACTTCCTGCAACTGGAGAAAATGATAAATGGAAAACAGCTGTTTTATCTAATGTCGCATTGAAATCAGGTTCAAATAAAGTGAAAGCTGTATTTGAAAAAGGAGGTTTTAATTTGAACTATTTTGACTTTGCTGCGAACAAAAACAAAAAGTAG
- a CDS encoding glycoside hydrolase family 30 protein: MKNINKKLQILVLLPLIAMQFNCGSSKSVTANSGKVESWITTTDETSKLKKQTDLTFSSETNSNQTIEINPAEKFQTIEGFGFSLTGGSAQAIKKLDKAKREALLQELFSRKGNAIGLSYLRISIGASDLNEKVFSYDDMPEGQTDMNLEHFNLGPDLNDVIPVLKEILAINPKIKIMGSPWSPPVWMKDNGSSKGGSLQPKYYGVYAQYFVKYIQAMKSHGIVIDAITPQNEPLHPGNNPSLLMLAEQQADFIGNHLGPAFAKANIKTKIIVYDHNCNKPEYPLTILRDPKANPFVTGSAFHLYEGDISALTTVHNEFPNKDLYFTEQYTGSGTNFETDLKWSVKNVVIGSMRNWSKNALSWGLANDEFYKPFTPGGCSTCKGALMIDQNQNIKREVGYYIIGHASKFVPEGSVRIGSNIAGNLYNAAFKTPSGQTVLIVENDGASAATFNIKYNQKQTTTTLNAGAVATYVW; encoded by the coding sequence ATGAAAAACATCAACAAAAAACTTCAAATCCTAGTTTTGCTGCCATTAATTGCGATGCAGTTCAATTGTGGATCTTCAAAAAGTGTTACTGCCAATTCTGGAAAAGTAGAATCTTGGATTACTACTACAGATGAAACTTCAAAACTTAAAAAACAAACTGATTTGACTTTTAGTTCAGAAACAAATTCAAATCAGACAATCGAGATTAATCCAGCTGAGAAATTTCAAACCATCGAAGGTTTTGGATTCTCGCTAACAGGAGGAAGCGCTCAGGCTATCAAAAAATTGGATAAGGCAAAAAGAGAAGCGTTACTTCAGGAATTATTTTCAAGAAAAGGCAATGCAATTGGTCTAAGTTATTTAAGAATAAGTATTGGAGCATCAGATTTGAATGAAAAAGTTTTTTCGTATGATGATATGCCAGAAGGACAAACAGATATGAATTTGGAGCATTTCAATCTTGGTCCAGATTTAAACGATGTTATTCCGGTTTTAAAAGAAATTTTAGCTATAAACCCTAAAATTAAAATAATGGGTTCTCCATGGTCGCCTCCAGTTTGGATGAAAGATAACGGAAGCTCTAAAGGAGGAAGCTTACAGCCAAAATACTATGGAGTTTATGCTCAGTATTTTGTAAAATATATTCAAGCAATGAAATCTCACGGAATTGTTATTGATGCCATTACACCTCAAAACGAACCGTTGCACCCTGGAAATAATCCAAGTTTGTTAATGTTGGCAGAACAGCAGGCAGATTTTATTGGAAATCATTTGGGTCCCGCTTTCGCGAAAGCAAACATAAAAACTAAAATCATTGTTTACGATCACAACTGTAACAAACCAGAATATCCTTTGACAATTTTAAGAGATCCAAAAGCGAATCCGTTTGTAACTGGATCGGCTTTTCACTTGTACGAAGGAGATATTAGCGCTTTGACTACTGTTCATAACGAATTTCCAAATAAAGATTTGTATTTTACCGAACAATACACAGGTTCAGGAACTAATTTTGAAACTGACTTGAAATGGAGCGTAAAAAATGTAGTAATTGGTTCAATGCGTAACTGGAGCAAAAATGCACTTTCTTGGGGATTGGCAAATGATGAGTTCTACAAACCTTTTACGCCAGGAGGATGTTCGACTTGTAAAGGAGCTTTGATGATTGATCAGAATCAGAACATCAAAAGAGAAGTAGGATATTATATTATTGGGCATGCTTCTAAATTTGTTCCAGAAGGTTCGGTAAGAATTGGAAGTAATATTGCAGGAAACTTATATAATGCGGCTTTCAAAACTCCATCAGGACAAACCGTTTTAATTGTTGAAAATGATGGAGCTTCGGCTGCAACATTTAATATTAAATACAACCAAAAACAAACCACAACCACTCTAAATGCAGGTGCAGTAGCAACTTACGTTTGGTAA